TGCGTTGAGCAGCACGTCGACACGGATGTGGCCCTTGTCGAGCTCGACGAGGCTCAACGTCGAGAGCGCGACGAAGATCATCAGAAGTCCGGTCGTCTCCATGCCGCCGGGCACGACCGTGGAGAACAGGTTTCGCAGGATCACGTCGGCCGCGGTCAACACCATGATCGCCGCGAGTGCCGCGCCGCCGAGGAAACGGACGGCGCGGCTCGGCCAATCGAGGACGCGTGCGGCAAGCGGGACCGGCGTGTCGGCGACAGGTGGCATCATTATTTCGGTCGACTGCATGTCATTAGCCTTGTCTGGCCCCTTTTTCTTGCCACGGGCGTGTGAACTCGCGCGGCGAGAGATGGACAGGGCCGGCCCGCGCGCTGTGACGAGCCGGCGAAGCGAACGGCTTTCGCCCTAGTTCTGGTCGTAGAGCTTGAGCAGCCGAACCGCCTCGTCCAGGATCTCCTGGCCCGGCATGCCCTTCGCGTTCGCCTTCTCAACCCAGGCGTCCCACATCGGGCGCATCGTCGTCGCAAGCGCGGCCTGGTCGTCCGCGGAAAGCGTCAGGATGTTCTCCGGCGGGATGCTTCCCATGGCCGCCGCCGCGCCGTCCGTGGTGTTGTAGAAGAAGTAGACCGGCAACAGGTCCGCCAGGTGCTTCTTCTCGCCGTCGGTCAGCTTGTCGTAGGCGTCCTTGTTCATCACCGTGCTGTAGGTGCCTGGATTGAGGTTCACCAGCGTGTGGTAGGTCGTCACCTCGTTGAGCTTGAAATTGTTGACCCAGCCCCAGGCGCAGAGCACGCCGTCGACCGCGCCGCGCTGCAGTGCGAGATAGGCGTCGGGACCGAGCATCACGCTGGCGCTCGCACCCAGTTTCTCCAGAACCTCGACGCCGGCGGAATCCTGCGCGGCGAAGACCTTGCCTTTCAGATCGGCGAGCGTGGCGACCGGTGCCTTGGAATGGATGTGCGCGCCCATCGCCACGAAGGTCGCCAGTTCCACGACATTGTCCTGTTCGGTGAACAGCTCGCCGAGAGCCGGATACTTCTCGCGCAGGCGCCAATAGACGGTGCTGGCCACGGTCTGGTTCTTCGACAGGCCGGGCAGCGCGAGCAGTTCCATCTGCGGGAACTTGCCCGGCAGGACCGGATGCCAGACGAAGCCGATGTCGAGCAGGCCGGACCCCGTCGCCTGCAGCCAGTCCTTGAACGGCGTGACCGAGTTGGGCGGGAAGAAGGTCACCTTCGCCCGTCCATCGGTGATCGCCTCCAGTTGCGCGGCGAAACGCCGGTCCATCGCGTTCCATGGGGTCCCGTCCGGGGACGCGAACTGCATCTTGAGTTCGAGATCGGCCGCCGCGGCCGTCGCGGACGGCATGGCACCGCTGGCCAGCAACAGCGCCGCCGCCGCGAACAGGTTCTTGAATGTCATTGCTTCCTCCCGGATACTACTATCCTCACCCGGCGCGAGCCTCTCGCCGCCCGCGATCACGCGGACGGGCTCGTTCCCAGACGTCGCGCCGCGCATCCTCCAGAAGGAAACTAGGCCTGCGGATGCTTTAGCGGCACTTATTTCTTCTAAACCGATCCGTAATCCGCGCTTAAGGCAGGGCTGACGATCCGCCGCCATTCCTCGTCCATTCTCTGCAGTTCCTGGCGGAAGTAGTCGTAGAAGAGTTGCGACGGTCGCGTCATCGGCCGCCGGGTCGGCACGATGAGCGCGACGTCGACGTGCAGCGCCGGCTGCTCGATCGGATTGATCGTCAGCCGGTCGTTGCCGAGTTCCTGCAAGCCGATCCAGAACGGCAGGATCGACGACCAGTCGGTCTGACTGACGAAGTGGAAGCCGGCCGACAAGCTGTCGATCGAGATCGTGCGCTCGACGACGATCTCGCCGCTGCGAATCGCCTCCTCGATCCTTGGCCGCAGGCTGTTGGTGCCCGAGGGCACGGACAGCTTCAGCGGTGCGAGGTTCTTCAGCCTGACAGGCTGCATCGGCGCCAGGCCGCGCCGCGCACCGGACAGCAGCGAGACGGGATACCTTCCGACATGCGTCGCCATCACACCGAGATGTTCCTGCGTGAACTGGCCGACATAGAAGTCCAGTCCGCCGGCGGAGGTCTCCGAAACCAGAACGTCGGCCGTGCCGCTGGCGATCTCGATATCGATGCGCGGGAATTCGCGCGTGAAGCGTGCGAGCACCTGCGGCAGGACGGAGCGGGCGAGGCCGGGTGCAAAGCCGGCCGAGATCGAGCCGCTCAAGCCGATCTTGAAGTCCTGCAGCTCGATCTCCGCCTCCGAGACCGCCTTCAGCACCGCAAGGCAGCGAATGTAGAAGCGATTTCCGGCAGCGGTCGGATCTACCCCCCGTGACGTGCGCTCGAACAGGCGCGTCCCGAGCCTGGCTTCCAGCGAACTCATCTGCTGGCTCACTCCCGGCGCCGTGCAGTTGAGCCGCCCGGCGGCGGCGCTGAGGGACCCCGTCTCGTAGGCGGCGACGAAATAGCGAATCTGCCGGAGGTCCATGTGATGTCCGATATTAGTGATATCTAATGCCGCCGTCAGGATATTTAACTATCGGTGATAGCGCCAGTCACCGTATTCTTCGCCAGCCGCCCCTGCAAAGGGAGGAGAGCGGTACGGGCAGGATGGCAAGTCTCGAGGTTTTTTGAAGCATGACGCCGACCGAACGGCAGACATGGGTTCGTCGGATGGGCCGGCGCAACGCATGGTGGGCTCTTGGCCAGGAAGACACGATCGAGCCCAGCTGGGAGGTCGTCGACGCTCATCTCCATCTGTGGGACGAGCGGGATTTTCCCGATCCGGCGGGCGGGCCGACGCCGCTCCGGACGAGCCGCTATCTGTTGCCCGAACTGCTGCGCGATACCGGCTCCGGGCACCATGTGTCCCACTGCGTTTATATTGAATGCGGCTCCGGCTACCGCGCCGGGGGTCCTTCACGCCTGAAGCCGGTCGGCGAAGCCGTGTTCGCTGCGGAGATGGCGGACCGGCTGATCGACCTGCGGGGCCAGATCCGTGTCGGCGCGGCGGTCTGCCATGCCGATCTCCGCGATCCGGATCTGGGAACGGTCCTCGATGCTTACGCGGCGGAGGGCGGAGGGCTCGTACGCGGCGTGCGGCAGGGTGGGGCGCGCCTGGACGATCCGTCGGCCCGCCTGCTCGCCGGCGCGGCCCCGCCCGGCCTCTACGCCGATGCCGATTTCCGGCGTGGCCTCGCGAGCCTCGGCGAGCGCGGTCTCGCCTTCGACGCGTTCCTGTTCCATTTCCAGCTCGGCGTCCTGGTAGAGACGGCCCGCCAGGCGCCCGGCACCACGATCGTCGTCAACCACACCGGAGCGCCCATCGGTTATGGCGGGCCGGCCCGGCCCGGCGATTCCGTCTTCGACGCATGGACCAGGGAGGTCGAGCAACTCGCGGACCTGCCCAACCTGGTGATGAAGCTCGGCGGCCTGGCCTCCATCGTCACCGGATACGACGCGCACCTGCGTGATCGGCCGCCGTCGTCAGAGGAATTCCTCGCCGAGCGCGGCGCCTATTTCCGCCATGCGATCCGCCTCTTCGGCGCCGAACGGTGCATGTTCGAAAGCAACTTTCCGGTCGACAGCACGTCGATCGGCTATCGAACGCTGTGGAACGCCTACAAGGTCCTCGCGGGAGAGCACCGGCCGGAGGAGCGGCGCGCGCTTCTCGGCGGCACAGCGCGTCGGACGTACCGGATCGGAACGCGGTCGGTAAACAAACCGCGATCGTCCGCATCGCATGGAAATGAAAGCCGGGGAGAAGACGATGCTGCCGCTTGAAGGATATCGGGTGATCGACCTGACCCACGTGCTGGCCGGCCCGTGCGCGACGCATCACCTGCGCTGCCTCGGCGCCGAGGTCGTCAAAGTGGAGCGTCCGGGCAGCGGCGACGCCATGCGCGCGCTCGCCCTGCAGCCGGAGCTCGACGGCCTCCCGCCCGGCTTTCGCGCCCTCAATGCCGGCAAGAAGTCGGTGGCGGTCGACCTGGCCGATCCGGCCGGACGCCGGGCCATCCTCGATCTCGCGAAAAGCGGGGACATCTTCGTCGAGAATTTCCGCCCCGGCGTCGCGAGGCGGCTCGGCCTCGGGCCGGAGGACATCAGGGCCGTGCGGCCCGACGTCATCTATTGCTCGATTTCCGGCTGGGGCCAGACCGGCGAGAACGCCAGCCGAGGCGCCTACGACCATGTCGTCCAGGCCGCCACCGGGATGATGATGATGCAAGGCGGCGGGGAGGACCTGGAGCCGATGAAGGTGGGCTTCCCGGTGATCGACATCGCCACCGGCATCAGCGCCGCGGAGGCGATCCTGGCCGCGGTCGTGCGCCGGCTGCGCGGCGACAACGGCCCGATCACGATCGACGTCTCGATGATCGATTCGGCGATCTCGCTGATGTCCGGCCCCGCCGCGCAGGTGCTGGCCAGCGGCCAGCCGCCGGGACGGGTGGGCAATCGCGGCTTCGTCGGCAGCCCGGGCGCGGAGACCTTCGCTACGTCGGACGGGCACATCTCGGTCGCGGCCAACACGATGGGCCAGTTCGAGGCGCTGTGCCGGCTGCTCGGGCGGCCGGAACTCG
The Mesorhizobium australicum genome window above contains:
- a CDS encoding LysR family transcriptional regulator, which translates into the protein MDLRQIRYFVAAYETGSLSAAAGRLNCTAPGVSQQMSSLEARLGTRLFERTSRGVDPTAAGNRFYIRCLAVLKAVSEAEIELQDFKIGLSGSISAGFAPGLARSVLPQVLARFTREFPRIDIEIASGTADVLVSETSAGGLDFYVGQFTQEHLGVMATHVGRYPVSLLSGARRGLAPMQPVRLKNLAPLKLSVPSGTNSLRPRIEEAIRSGEIVVERTISIDSLSAGFHFVSQTDWSSILPFWIGLQELGNDRLTINPIEQPALHVDVALIVPTRRPMTRPSQLFYDYFRQELQRMDEEWRRIVSPALSADYGSV
- a CDS encoding CaiB/BaiF CoA transferase family protein, with translation MLPLEGYRVIDLTHVLAGPCATHHLRCLGAEVVKVERPGSGDAMRALALQPELDGLPPGFRALNAGKKSVAVDLADPAGRRAILDLAKSGDIFVENFRPGVARRLGLGPEDIRAVRPDVIYCSISGWGQTGENASRGAYDHVVQAATGMMMMQGGGEDLEPMKVGFPVIDIATGISAAEAILAAVVRRLRGDNGPITIDVSMIDSAISLMSGPAAQVLASGQPPGRVGNRGFVGSPGAETFATSDGHISVAANTMGQFEALCRLLGRPELAGPPYIPAGLGSEAFLANVATDELRAALRAAFAAASATELETRLNAANVPAARVRDLQEFLRDLYPRTPGIPVDGEPLAFGPAFRQEGAERPSLAPAPRLGQDADLLTVSARSEARSPGDGLRT
- a CDS encoding amidohydrolase family protein — protein: MTPTERQTWVRRMGRRNAWWALGQEDTIEPSWEVVDAHLHLWDERDFPDPAGGPTPLRTSRYLLPELLRDTGSGHHVSHCVYIECGSGYRAGGPSRLKPVGEAVFAAEMADRLIDLRGQIRVGAAVCHADLRDPDLGTVLDAYAAEGGGLVRGVRQGGARLDDPSARLLAGAAPPGLYADADFRRGLASLGERGLAFDAFLFHFQLGVLVETARQAPGTTIVVNHTGAPIGYGGPARPGDSVFDAWTREVEQLADLPNLVMKLGGLASIVTGYDAHLRDRPPSSEEFLAERGAYFRHAIRLFGAERCMFESNFPVDSTSIGYRTLWNAYKVLAGEHRPEERRALLGGTARRTYRIGTRSVNKPRSSASHGNESRGEDDAAA
- a CDS encoding TRAP transporter substrate-binding protein; the encoded protein is MTFKNLFAAAALLLASGAMPSATAAAADLELKMQFASPDGTPWNAMDRRFAAQLEAITDGRAKVTFFPPNSVTPFKDWLQATGSGLLDIGFVWHPVLPGKFPQMELLALPGLSKNQTVASTVYWRLREKYPALGELFTEQDNVVELATFVAMGAHIHSKAPVATLADLKGKVFAAQDSAGVEVLEKLGASASVMLGPDAYLALQRGAVDGVLCAWGWVNNFKLNEVTTYHTLVNLNPGTYSTVMNKDAYDKLTDGEKKHLADLLPVYFFYNTTDGAAAAMGSIPPENILTLSADDQAALATTMRPMWDAWVEKANAKGMPGQEILDEAVRLLKLYDQN